DNA sequence from the Leptolyngbya sp. CCY15150 genome:
AGCTTCGTGAAGGATCGTTGGTCGTCTATAATCAGGCGGGCAAAGAACAAGTTCGGTTTAACTTTCGCGGAGCTTGGCCCGTTCGCTATTCTATTGCAGACTTGAATGCTCAAAGTAGCGATATTGAAATTGAAGAACTGGAAATGGCTGTGGAGCAATTTGTCCGTGTTGAGCCAGAAGATACGAGTCAAAATTAAGGCCTTGATGCCAGCTTTCACACCTTCGTGTCCTATGACCTGATTGGGAACAAACACATGAGTGCTTGCATGGATTTTAATGTTGGGGCTCTTCTTCCTCCTGATGCAGCTCCTAAACCTACGCTGAGGTCGTGTTGATGTTTCAGACCGAATTTGAATTCACGTTGCCCAAAGGATATTTAGATGGGGAGGGAAATTTACATCGGAAAGGCGTCATGCGGCTAGCCAAGGCTATGGACGAAATAGTCCCCCTACGGGATCCACGCGTGAAGTCAAATCCTGCCTATGCAACGATCATTATTCTGTCTCGTGTCATTACTCGTCTGGGTGTTTTAGATGACATTAGCCCAGCCGTCGTAGAAGGCCTCTATGCTTCGGACTTGAATTATCTCTACCAACTATATCGTCGGATTAATGATTTAGACGACATTACGGCAGGTTCAACGCTTCCAACACTAGACAGGCTAGATCCTAAGGAAGACCGTTCTATAACAATGACACCGCCTCCCCCTTAAATGTCTTGCTCTTGCCAATGTTGCTGTATGCAACAACGCATCTATCTCAATATTTCCCATTCTTTGTACAGGTGAACACTCGTTCACCCCTATCTAAGGTTACTGGCTAGATCCGCAACACTCTAGTATCTTTAGGCTAGTGTCTAGCCTAGAGCTAACCCCAAAGTCCCCTGGATGATTCATATCCACTTCATATGACGCCATAGTTATGAGACTTCCAGATCTAGTTAACCCAGTTCGGCGAAAAGCAAGTGAGGTGTTTAATTTTGTTAACCATCCCACTCAAGTCCTAATGCAACGAGGCAAGAAAACCGCCCTCAATATTTACCGTTCTCTGGCACTACCTGGGAAAGAAAAGTCTGATTCCCAAGAAACTAGCGAGTCTCAACAAACTCAACCACTAGAGACAATCCCTCAACCGACATCGCTTCAACGAGTTGTTATACCAGGTCATAGTCCTAAAGAATCTCGTGCGGCGGAAGAATTATTAGTCGTTTCTCGCCATCAACATGGCAACTATGACGTTCAGCCCCTACCTGCTAATCATCAAATTAGTGCTAGTCAGTGGGATCAATATACAGTCAAATCCTGTTTAGTTAACGCTGAAGACACACGTATTTATAGTGGCATCAATCGGAATAATGATGATGTTTTTATTAAAGAATATATTCTGAACGAAAGCGACTTTAGTGCGAAGGAAATCCAAGAGCGCAAGCAATCATTTGAGCGTTTGGTTAATTTAAATCTAAAGATTGGACATGGCCCAGATTTTCGCATCATTAAACTTTTAGATGTCATCACCCACCCTGAAAATAATCGCTGTCATTTAGTTTACAAATCGTTAGGCGATCGCATTGTTACGCTAGAAGATTACTTAACACATTCTCCCAAGATGTCTGCTAGCGAAGTGCGGGAGATGTTGAGGCAGGTGCTTGAGAGCCTACGCTTTTTGCATAGTGCCTATCGAGTTTGGTTTTCTGCTGATGTCTCAGAGCGAGGTATTCCCCATGGCAACATCAGCTTAAAAAGCTTGCTATTTCGTCAATTTCGAGTCGCCGGCGTAACGCAAGAACGACGTTTTTTCATCTATCTGTCAGATTTAGCTTTATGGAATCACATCTTTTATACTCCCGGAGATACTAGATACCAAGCGATCGCCACCTGTTCTCAAGAGCTAGGTTCGTTTCAGCAGGATCTGATTGATCTGGGAACTGTAGCATTTCAGTTGGCTGGTGGTCAGCTTAATCCTGTGAATAATCTTCCCCAAGAGTTGATATCCAATCAGCCTTGGCTGGACTTAGCTGACGAGCCATTACGTTTATTCCTCCGAAGATTGGTGGGCGCTGGTGGACGGTTCAATACGGCTGAGGAGGCGCTAAAAGAACTATTGCACCTACCTGAACCTCAGCCAATTGTTTTGCCAGAAGAGCAGGAGGAGTCTGACGTTCGGGAAGCCAAGACTCAGCAAGCTTCCTTTCTCTGGTTTATTGTTGCAGGGGCGATCGCAACATTGCTTTTAATAGAACTAGGGCGATCGATCATCCAGGAGCGACCGCAGCTTGAGGTTCTGCCGCCGATAAATGAACCCATCAGTTATTTTAGCGATGTCAATACCCTCGGAGGTCGTGAGGTTCGGTACATGATCGAATCTGAAAGCCACTGGGATGTGATACTTCAACGCCGGCTACGAGGTACTGATTTTAGTCTTGATCATCTGCCAAATTTATTGGAGTCGATAGAAGAACGATATAACCAGACTAGACGTCATTCCCCCGTAACGCTCTCACAAACACAAATTCTCGCTCAACCCTTGAGTGGCATCACATTATTTGATAGCAATACCACACAAGAAGAACCGGTATCTAACCAAGAGTTTATTCTCCAATATCCCCGGTTGTGGGATGTGGCATTTATGCGAGAGAGGGCTGACTTCCCTGCAAACTTTCAATCAGTGCCCGTTGCTAGAGATGCACTAGTTGTTTTAGTGCCATTTAGTGATGTCAACCATCCCAACGGCAATGCACCAAGACGACTAGAGGGGTACATTTCTCTTGATGATCTTCGCACCATTTACACCGGCGACTCCTTAGATCCTATTCTCAGTAATGGTCAAGCGGTGACGTTATATTTTCCTGATCCTACATTGTCTGGAAATCAGGATACAATTCGTTTGTTTGAGACGTTAGTATTAGGTGATGATGATGCCTTAGTGTCTCGATTCCATAGTCTGAGGGAGGCAGCGGCCGAGCGAGATCAAGCGATCGCAAACACATCAGAGTATAAAGATAATAATTTTCAGAATAATTTGTATTCTCGCTTGAATTTTACACTACGAGATCAATCTCGCAATGCGCCGATCGCCATTGGCTTTGATCGTCTAGGACGTGCCTTTAATCAATGTTCAGTCTATCCATTAGCCATTCGGGACAGTAATGGTCAACACCAGCCGTTGCTGCAAGCAACAGGACAGCCCATTGATGAATTTACTGATCTATGTGGCAGGAAAGGAAGCTATTTCCCAGATCTATCAACCTATCCTAATCAGCTGCAATATCAGTTGTCGGTGGTGTTTTCCAGGGAATCTGAAATCGGTTTAGCCATGGCTGAACTACTCAAGACCACAGAGGGACAGTATTTGATGAGTGAATTGGGTTTAATTCCAATAGACCATTCAATGGCAGAGATTTTGACGTTAGCAAGGAGGACACAAAATGACTGATACAGAAGACTTAGCTCGTCTTGCCAAGCAGGTGATGAAGGATCCAGCATTATTACGTCAGTTCAGCGATCGCGTCTATGCATTAATGCATGAAGAAGTCTTGAATCAACAGGATCGACAGGGATCCTATCAGAGGAGATTTTGATGGCACAAACTACCAATAGCAGCGGACAAACCTCCCCATCTCAGGGGGAAACTGAAAGCGAGCAACATAATTATCAGCTTAACTATGTGACGGCGAATCGTTTCTATGTAGAAATGGAAAGTGAAATTAAGGCGTCATTTAATGAATGTTCTGGATTAGGTGTCAAGGTCAATTATACATCTCATCGGGAAGGAGGAGTGAATGACCAGCGCCGAATTCTCTTGGAGCAAGCTGAGTTTACAGACGTAACGCTCAAGCGAGGCATTACAGATAATCTAATGTTTTGGGAGTGGATGAAGACACTCTTAGATTCTAGCAAGCGTCCAGAAAGACGCAATATAAATATTTTGCTATTTAATCAAGCGGGAGAAACTATGCAGTGTTGGACGTTAATTGGAGCTGTACCGGTGGAGTGGAAAGCGCCTGCTATGCAAGCGGATGCAACAACGGTTGCTATTGAAGAATTGACCATTGCCTATGAAGGGCTCAAGGTTGAGCGTCAGTACGAAGATAGCGCGCAGGTGATGTTAGAAGATAGAGATGCTTCGGGGTATTATAGCTAGGTGAAGTTTGGGAGACCGTAACTGTAGATGTACTGAGAGTAGACAATCAACGTAGGAATCGTTAATTCATGCCATTACTAGGGCTACCTCCATCGTTAGGCTTGTCGGCTCCATTGGGGCAGATACAAAGTCTGGTGCGATCGCCCCTAGGCTTGTTAAGCTCATCTCAGGAAGCCGCTACGGCATTACCAGGGCAACTGTCCTCAATGGCAGCAGCTCCATCTCTGGGGCAACAGATTCAGGATGATTTTCTAGGCTATGTTTCATCTAATCCAGAGTTGGCGGCTGCACTCCAAGCTCCCCAGAATTTAAACCTCTCTCCTGTTCGTGCTAGGTTTCATCATTTTTTACAGGATGAACGTATTCCCCAATCTCTGACTCCTCCTAGTCTGGATGATGATATTGTTCCATCGATGCCCCCTAATCCTCTGCCATCAGATGGATCACTCCCTGATGTAGCACAACCAGATGTAGCATCCCTTGATATACCATCGTTACCACAATATCCATCTCTGACTCCAGAGTCGCTGGCACAACTAGGTGAGCAACCGCCGCTATCGCAGTTTTTGCCCTCGGAGCCGGGCCTACCTGTTGATCAAGAGTCTTTCAAGAGTCTATTTCAACGGGGTAGGGAACAACTGCCACCATCCTTACAGGATAGTCTAGCTGAGACAATTCAATCTCAATTACCCTCCCATCTGAGAAATCTAGACCCAAGAGATATTACTGAGCCTCGTTGGCCGATTCAACGGCGATCGCTTCCAGATGTTCCAAGCCTAGATCCCTCTATTCTACCCAGCATTGCTCCTCAACAACCCGACCATAGTCTTGACTCACCCGATAGCGCTTCCACTCTACCTCGTCCAAGTTTGCCGCCTGACATTGCAACCAAGCCCAGTCCGGCTACCACACCGAGAAGCGATCGCTCTGGCTTGGTAGAGAGCACGACCGAGGAGAATGTAGACTTATCTCGCTCAGAGACTCCAGACGCGGTTGTACCCCCAGATTTATCCCCTACTGCTCCCCCTATCCAGGCTGACGCTCTGGAACCGCTAGGTTCTAACATCATCCCTCATCCACTGCCCACGCCACCATCGGCATTTGATCCTCAAACAGATACCCACACGCCATCTCTGCCGCTTTCAAGCCTTCCAGAGGTACAAACAACAAAATCTGATAATGTTCCAGCTCCTGACCCTATAGAACAGTTTTCTGAGGGAACTATTCAGGCATCACCAAATGACTTACCACAGCCGCAGACAAACGACACGTTAGGAGAGTCATCCATCGATTCTGATGGATCAGAGGCGATCGCCCCCCGCTTTGATCCAACCGTGGAAGCAAGATCGCCCCTGCAACGACAGCTAGATGGCGCTCAAGACTCAGTCCCAGGTTCTGAAGCTTCCATCAAACGCCCGGTCTCAGAGAGCCTCCAATTGTTCCCGCAGATAGACGTGAGTCCTCATGATCAACTGCAACCCAGACTGGAACTACCCACAGTTCAACCAAGCCTAGAGCGCGCTCCGGAGACCATCCTCCCGCCAAATATCTTTGATGCTGGACAATTCACGCCTCAAGAGTTTCTCCCAATTGAAGAGACAGGGGCGATCGCTCCTGATGTGACTCCCCGATTAGAGCCGCTGTCAACGATGCCCATGTTGAACGTGCTGCAGCGAGTGGAGGATCCTGACTCTGTTATCCCTCCCTTTAACCTAGATTCTCCTAGTCAAACAATCCAGCCCTTTGTGAATCCATCTTTTGTTTCGCCAGTGGATTCCATGACGAATACATTAGCTACGAGTCTCCCCTTAAGTAAGATCATGCCTGAGGTACAGGCTCGGCTCTTGCCAGATCTACCACCTGTCCGCGAAGAGATACATGCCCCAGAGATTCCAGCAGCATCCACTCCCAAATCCGACACAGACATTCCTCCACCTCCAGCTTCGACATCAATTCGGGCCAAATTCATGCAGGATCTGCAACGTTTACCCAGCCCTGATGTTGAATCACCTCCATATTCGGGAGAAATACCCAAGAGCGATCGCCCTGCTCCCATTTCACCAAGCTTGCCGCAACTACCATCAACAGATATATCGTTAGTAGATCCGCCACCCACCACTATTCAGCCATCATTACTGACCAAATTAGATCAGCAGGTATCACCTAGAGATCAATCTCTCACTGAGCCAGATAGTGCAGCGACTAATCCAGACATGGCTACTGATGCTCTAGATATGCCAAGTTTAGTGCAGCGATCGCCCCTAGGAGCTTATCAATCCCTGGTGCCAAATTTAAACATGTTGGACGATGTAGAAGATCAAATGCCTGAGTTGGATGATCTACCCCAAGACCTCACTGCTGCACAGCAACTGTTAGAGAAGCTACCGATCCCCTCCCAAGTAACTGAAGGTTTAAATACATTGCCGACCAATACACCTAGCAATTGGTCAAGCCTAGAAGATTTGTTAGGACAAACGGTTCAACAAGAAAGGCAAAACGTGACCGACGGGCTCACAAAAACAGAGCCATGGTCAGATTATTTTGAGCAGCAATCTCCCATAACAGAAACGTTGATGAGTCCGATGACAGCACTTCGTTCTGAGGTGGACAACAGTTCTCTAACAACATTCATCAACCCTATGACCCAAGCCCTACCACAGATGTTAGAGGGAGGTGGTGACATTGATGCTCAACAATTGGAGGTTTTAGCACAGGTTGTTTACCTACTTCTACGCGATCGCTTATCCCTGGAGCAAGAACGCCAATCATTTCATACATTTACACCTTTGCCTTGGTTAAATGTTGTTAGTCATTCTAATACAGCATTGACTAGTGGACAGTCAAAAAAAATGCAGTCTCTTGAGCGAATTAACATTGTTTTGATAGGACATGATTTACAGGCAGGAACTCAATTAGCCGACCTATGCCAGGAGGTATATTATATGATTCACCTTAGGTTACAGCGGGAGCAAGAACGATTAGGTCTTTACTCTTCCAGTTGATATGTCATGTTGAGTTGATGTCTAAGTTTCATACTATAGCAGGAGAATCAAATGCCACTTGAAAAAGCCTTTTTACTACCCTTTGATCCAGGAGTTTCCAAGATTGAGTTCATGTTTAATCCCAGTGAAATAACGTTTAGTCATAAGGTAAATGTTTCTGAAAGTCCGGGAGCAAAAGCTCAAGAGTCAGGAAAACCAAAAGTTAGTTTCTCTTCCATTGATGCAAACACTCTGGTCATCAACGACATAATTTTTGATACTTACGAAGAACAAATTAATGTCGTAGAGAAGTATATTATGCCATTTAGGCAGGCCGTTGAATTTGTTGCATTTTCTGGCAACCTGCAAAGTGGCTCAGCAGGTCAACAAAGTAATAGTCAGCAAGCACAAGATGGACAAAACAGTCAGCGAACTCCCTTATATGCATTTGTATGGGGAACATC
Encoded proteins:
- a CDS encoding protein kinase family protein; the encoded protein is MRLPDLVNPVRRKASEVFNFVNHPTQVLMQRGKKTALNIYRSLALPGKEKSDSQETSESQQTQPLETIPQPTSLQRVVIPGHSPKESRAAEELLVVSRHQHGNYDVQPLPANHQISASQWDQYTVKSCLVNAEDTRIYSGINRNNDDVFIKEYILNESDFSAKEIQERKQSFERLVNLNLKIGHGPDFRIIKLLDVITHPENNRCHLVYKSLGDRIVTLEDYLTHSPKMSASEVREMLRQVLESLRFLHSAYRVWFSADVSERGIPHGNISLKSLLFRQFRVAGVTQERRFFIYLSDLALWNHIFYTPGDTRYQAIATCSQELGSFQQDLIDLGTVAFQLAGGQLNPVNNLPQELISNQPWLDLADEPLRLFLRRLVGAGGRFNTAEEALKELLHLPEPQPIVLPEEQEESDVREAKTQQASFLWFIVAGAIATLLLIELGRSIIQERPQLEVLPPINEPISYFSDVNTLGGREVRYMIESESHWDVILQRRLRGTDFSLDHLPNLLESIEERYNQTRRHSPVTLSQTQILAQPLSGITLFDSNTTQEEPVSNQEFILQYPRLWDVAFMRERADFPANFQSVPVARDALVVLVPFSDVNHPNGNAPRRLEGYISLDDLRTIYTGDSLDPILSNGQAVTLYFPDPTLSGNQDTIRLFETLVLGDDDALVSRFHSLREAAAERDQAIANTSEYKDNNFQNNLYSRLNFTLRDQSRNAPIAIGFDRLGRAFNQCSVYPLAIRDSNGQHQPLLQATGQPIDEFTDLCGRKGSYFPDLSTYPNQLQYQLSVVFSRESEIGLAMAELLKTTEGQYLMSELGLIPIDHSMAEILTLARRTQND
- a CDS encoding phage tail protein yields the protein MAQTTNSSGQTSPSQGETESEQHNYQLNYVTANRFYVEMESEIKASFNECSGLGVKVNYTSHREGGVNDQRRILLEQAEFTDVTLKRGITDNLMFWEWMKTLLDSSKRPERRNINILLFNQAGETMQCWTLIGAVPVEWKAPAMQADATTVAIEELTIAYEGLKVERQYEDSAQVMLEDRDASGYYS